In the genome of Pontibacter actiniarum, the window GCCTGCATTTGCGCTGTTTCAGCAACTCCTTGCGCCTACTAAAAACAGTGCAAAAAACAGGCCACAATAAACCATATTCACTATACTTCTATACTTATACTTGAGCATGAACGCCTGCACCCGGCTAACGCTGCCCCAGCGCCACTACCATATGGCGGGCGCTTTTGATGCAGCAGAAAAATGCGTAGGTTTATCTTACTTCTGGATAGCGACCAAGCTCACAAGCGGCAAGCACCGGGAGGCAGACAGCTTGGTGGTGGGAGAGTCGCACCGCGGCGCTGGCAGGCTGCTCTCCGGTTGGATGCCACAGCTGGCGCGGCAGGGGCAGCGCGACACAGTGGTGCAGGATGCGTATGCAAGCAACAGTGCCGCCCACCGCTTTTATTTCCGAGAGGGCTTCCATATCAAGCGTTACCACTTTTATAAAAGTATAAACACATGAGCAGCGGCAACCGCACCTGGCTTTACTGGCTATTTTACTTTATCCTTTTTGAGGTGGTGGTCTTCTTCGGGCTGCA includes:
- a CDS encoding N-acetyltransferase, producing the protein MNACTRLTLPQRHYHMAGAFDAAEKCVGLSYFWIATKLTSGKHREADSLVVGESHRGAGRLLSGWMPQLARQGQRDTVVQDAYASNSAAHRFYFREGFHIKRYHFYKSINT